One genomic segment of Fimbriimonadaceae bacterium includes these proteins:
- the cmk gene encoding (d)CMP kinase → MSKLVIAIDGPAGSGKSTVAKRVARELGLSYLDTGAMYRAVALKAFRAGFGPNDGDAVGALAERTHIGFGPGDPQKVFLDGEEVTSLIRTSEIGELASALSAHTPVRRALVARQRELIAQGGVTLEGRDTTTVVAPNADLKVFMTASVDVRARRRTDELLQKGLPADLDAIRAAIEERDHRDSTRADSPLKIADDAVVIETDHLTVEEVVRLVLSYL, encoded by the coding sequence TTGTCTAAGCTCGTGATCGCGATCGACGGACCGGCGGGTTCGGGGAAGAGCACGGTGGCCAAGCGCGTGGCTCGCGAACTGGGGTTGAGCTACCTCGACACGGGCGCCATGTACCGCGCGGTGGCGCTGAAGGCGTTCCGCGCGGGATTCGGTCCCAACGACGGCGACGCGGTCGGCGCGCTCGCGGAGCGCACCCACATCGGGTTCGGGCCCGGCGATCCGCAGAAGGTGTTCCTCGACGGGGAGGAGGTCACGAGCCTGATCCGCACGTCGGAGATCGGCGAGTTGGCGAGCGCGCTCAGCGCCCACACGCCCGTGCGGCGCGCCCTCGTCGCGCGCCAGCGCGAGCTGATCGCGCAGGGAGGCGTGACGTTGGAGGGGCGCGATACGACGACCGTGGTCGCCCCGAACGCGGACCTGAAGGTGTTCATGACCGCCTCGGTGGACGTTCGGGCGCGACGCCGCACCGACGAACTGCTCCAAAAGGGCCTCCCTGCCGACTTGGACGCGATTCGGGCGGCGATCGAGGAGCGCGACCACCGCGACTCCACGCGCGCCGACAGTCCCCTGAAGATCGCGGACGATGCGGTGGTGATCGAGACCGACCACCTCACGGTGGAAGAGGTCGTCCGCCTCGTGCTCAGCTACCTGTGA
- a CDS encoding GAF domain-containing sensor histidine kinase, protein MDTNEGLIRAVHLATRKLASTGDFDTLLKDVLAICVEAVGAEGGTIYTHDPAAKRLIFQHVLPAEVTERLPDRSIPDDFGIAGTAFQTRKIQISEFQQNAESARSSIEEATGVVVRTMITAPLMMEEEEPIGVVQLLNKRQGCFNENDAAVLDTVAAVSTLAYLNSQLLEESARASTLLGMGKVSHDIGNLAASLFSNLSFSELVMPGLRKEIGPEPSDTVSMYVDSLEDTFRELRESVDRIVGYSRLISDLSAGRSLRPNLAVAPMAATIQSSAAYLETDGRRNHVALRYEIDENAPPTLHDELYVFRIVQNLVGNAIKAVRETVPSDWQEKLASEHEAMFGEVLVRYRFDGSHHIVEVTDSGPGMTPEIAARILAGNAKSQWDKGTGSGWGTKIVLELAATHDAKVSIDSEPGTGTTFRVAFPHRPEAK, encoded by the coding sequence ATGGACACGAACGAGGGGTTGATTCGCGCGGTCCATCTCGCGACGCGGAAACTCGCCAGCACCGGCGACTTCGACACGTTGCTGAAGGACGTGTTGGCCATTTGCGTCGAGGCCGTCGGCGCCGAAGGCGGCACGATCTACACGCACGATCCGGCGGCCAAGAGGCTCATCTTCCAGCACGTGCTTCCCGCTGAGGTGACCGAGAGGTTGCCCGATCGGTCGATCCCCGACGATTTCGGCATCGCGGGCACGGCGTTCCAGACGCGCAAGATCCAGATCAGCGAGTTCCAGCAGAACGCCGAGAGCGCGCGCTCTTCGATCGAAGAGGCGACCGGGGTCGTGGTGCGCACGATGATCACCGCGCCCCTGATGATGGAGGAGGAGGAGCCCATCGGGGTCGTGCAACTTCTGAACAAGCGCCAAGGCTGCTTCAACGAGAACGACGCCGCCGTGCTGGACACCGTGGCCGCCGTCTCCACTCTGGCGTACTTGAACTCGCAGCTCCTCGAAGAGTCCGCCCGCGCCTCGACGCTGCTTGGTATGGGCAAGGTCAGCCACGACATCGGCAATTTGGCCGCAAGTCTGTTTTCCAACCTGTCGTTTTCGGAACTGGTCATGCCGGGATTGCGCAAGGAGATCGGGCCCGAGCCTTCGGACACGGTCTCGATGTACGTGGACTCGCTCGAAGATACGTTCCGCGAACTCAGGGAGTCGGTCGATCGCATCGTGGGTTACTCCCGCCTGATCAGCGACCTTTCGGCGGGGCGCTCGCTGCGGCCCAATCTCGCAGTCGCGCCGATGGCCGCCACGATCCAGAGCAGCGCGGCATACCTCGAGACCGACGGACGGCGCAACCACGTGGCCCTGCGGTACGAGATCGACGAGAACGCCCCTCCCACGCTCCACGACGAGCTGTACGTTTTCCGGATCGTGCAGAACCTCGTTGGCAACGCGATCAAGGCCGTGCGCGAAACGGTGCCGTCCGACTGGCAGGAGAAGCTGGCCTCCGAGCACGAAGCCATGTTTGGGGAGGTGTTGGTGCGCTACCGATTCGATGGGAGCCATCACATCGTGGAGGTGACGGACAGCGGTCCGGGCATGACCCCGGAGATCGCGGCGCGCATCCTTGCCGGCAACGCGAAGAGCCAATGGGACAAAGGCACGGGCTCGGGTTGGGGCACGAAGATCGTCCTCGAACTGGCCGCCACGCACGATGCCAAGGTCTCCATCGATTCCGAACCCGGCACGGGAACGACCTTTCGCGTCGCCTTTCCCCATCGTCCGGAAGCCAAGTAG
- the rph gene encoding ribonuclease PH — translation MRKDGRQPDELRPFTLERGFSPHAEGSCLIKMGETHMHVTATVEDRVPPFLKNSGKGWLTAEYAMLPRSGRQRNQRDGQRPNGRSMEIQRLIGRALRSVADLDSMGERTITVDCDALRADGGTRTASITAAYVAVYDAMRWMVERRMIRRVLLREPMAAVSVGIVGGEAFLDLNYDEDSTAHTDMNVVMTESGKFVEIQGTAELDPFGADTLGKMLKLAKKGIDELVLAQKAALEI, via the coding sequence ATGCGCAAAGACGGCCGCCAGCCCGACGAACTCCGCCCATTCACCCTCGAGCGAGGATTCTCGCCGCACGCCGAGGGGTCGTGTCTCATCAAGATGGGTGAGACGCACATGCACGTCACCGCCACCGTCGAGGATCGGGTCCCGCCCTTCCTCAAGAACTCGGGCAAGGGCTGGCTCACCGCCGAGTACGCGATGCTTCCCCGTTCCGGACGGCAGCGCAACCAGCGCGACGGGCAACGGCCCAATGGCCGATCGATGGAGATCCAGCGGCTCATCGGCCGCGCGCTTCGTTCCGTGGCGGACCTGGACTCCATGGGCGAACGCACGATCACCGTGGACTGCGACGCCCTGCGCGCGGACGGCGGCACGCGCACCGCGTCGATCACCGCGGCGTACGTCGCGGTCTACGACGCGATGCGGTGGATGGTCGAGCGCCGGATGATCCGCCGGGTGCTGCTGCGCGAGCCCATGGCCGCGGTGAGCGTCGGCATCGTCGGCGGCGAGGCCTTCCTCGACTTGAACTACGACGAGGACAGCACGGCCCACACGGACATGAACGTCGTGATGACCGAGTCGGGCAAGTTCGTCGAGATCCAGGGCACCGCCGAACTGGACCCGTTCGGCGCCGACACCCTCGGCAAAATGCTCAAACTCGCCAAGAAGGGAATCGACGAACTCGTGCTCGCGCAAAAAGCCGCCCTCGAGATCTGA
- a CDS encoding UPF0182 family protein produces the protein MRRDFDFDSLGVGSGRGTEGPTRGQLRVGCSILGLVALLVLLLAAIAPYTDYLWYVHDARQPQVYLTAYAMRGKLFVVGFVVALGVLLLNLGKALTISVVYDKVPQTPAEMFLSNAVAYVQNNTGKVSKVVSTGLALLFGLSLQSAWNAALLASNSQVFGKNDPTFGMDLGFFVFKLPWLQVLANYAFGLLFVTTFLTTGIYLGLKALASLARIDLGRPAERVHVGVLVGLTAIAYAVQLWLHRYEFGLIDSAQFTGAGLAGMRRLAGLTAFTIVLAAVGLVSMVFAKRIQRVRPVLVVGGSLFVLYVLLLGVVPGLSQRLEVEPNKFEAEGPFALKAITMTRFAYGLDGMEVRESQVRDEPTAQEVAAAQPTLENMRLWDPEVLRRSIEGIQGLRPYYTFQDVDIDRYLLDGKQTLVMLSPRDIRVDGLSASARTWVNERLQYTHGYGLTMSPVNTATTIGQPTFVINDMPPKAPASLPVDEPRIYYSDFRDGIGRSGESYAIVDTKIDEFDYPGQDSEQKTRWKGTGGVPIGSPLTKAVYSLALGDGNLLVSGNITSTTRLLYRRGVVERASLIFPFLHFDNDPYIVVFGGRLLWILDAYTTTGQVPYSARVGGPEPLNYIRNSVKVVIDAYTGETTGYAVEPDEPILKAYRKIYPGLVKDPSAIPEGLRSHFRYPEDLFSLQSMQLAQYHVNDTTVFLNNEDAWDLAFERNISGDTAQMRPYYVQLQLPGEAKDGFMLILPFTPRQKGNLSGWLAAQCDPDEYGKLVLYKYPKGANIAGPTQMEARFNQDPVIADLNRQFNNDQSQILVGNLLVVPIGRSVMYVEPMFLQSRTSGIQPIPELKKVILGLNNKVVVADTYRQALEKLFGDGSAAPERVEVPPDQTPPKPENPPSTVLDAAQVQELKRLLEAQDEALRKGDFARFGALREELRKRIEALEGPR, from the coding sequence ATGCGTAGAGATTTCGACTTCGACAGCTTGGGTGTGGGCTCGGGCCGTGGTACCGAGGGGCCCACGCGCGGGCAGTTGCGGGTCGGGTGCTCGATTCTCGGACTCGTCGCGCTGCTCGTTCTGCTGCTCGCCGCGATCGCGCCCTACACCGACTACCTCTGGTACGTCCACGATGCGCGCCAGCCGCAGGTGTACCTTACGGCGTACGCGATGCGCGGGAAACTGTTCGTCGTTGGATTTGTGGTCGCGCTCGGCGTCTTGCTGCTCAATCTTGGCAAAGCGTTGACGATCTCGGTCGTGTACGACAAGGTGCCTCAGACCCCCGCCGAGATGTTCCTCTCGAACGCGGTGGCCTACGTCCAGAACAACACCGGCAAGGTCTCCAAGGTCGTCTCCACGGGGCTTGCGTTGCTCTTCGGGCTCAGCCTCCAGTCGGCTTGGAACGCCGCCCTGCTCGCCTCGAACTCCCAAGTGTTCGGCAAGAACGATCCGACCTTCGGGATGGATCTCGGATTCTTCGTGTTCAAACTGCCGTGGCTGCAGGTCCTGGCGAACTATGCGTTCGGGCTGTTGTTCGTGACCACGTTCCTCACGACCGGCATCTACCTGGGGCTGAAGGCGCTGGCCTCGCTCGCCCGCATCGATTTGGGTCGACCTGCGGAGAGGGTGCACGTCGGGGTGCTGGTCGGATTGACCGCGATCGCCTACGCCGTCCAGCTTTGGCTCCACCGCTACGAGTTTGGGTTGATCGACAGCGCCCAGTTCACGGGTGCGGGCCTCGCAGGCATGCGGCGGCTTGCTGGACTCACGGCCTTCACGATCGTTTTGGCAGCGGTGGGGTTGGTCTCGATGGTGTTCGCCAAGCGCATCCAGCGCGTGCGGCCGGTGCTTGTGGTCGGCGGCTCGCTCTTTGTCCTCTATGTGCTGCTGCTGGGCGTGGTTCCCGGCTTGAGCCAAAGGCTGGAAGTCGAACCGAACAAGTTCGAAGCCGAGGGGCCCTTCGCGCTCAAGGCGATCACGATGACCCGCTTCGCCTACGGGCTCGACGGGATGGAGGTTCGCGAAAGCCAGGTGCGAGACGAACCGACCGCCCAAGAGGTTGCCGCCGCGCAGCCGACCCTCGAAAACATGAGGCTCTGGGATCCCGAGGTGCTGCGGCGTTCGATCGAGGGCATCCAGGGACTGAGGCCGTACTACACGTTCCAGGACGTGGACATCGACCGGTACCTGCTGGACGGGAAACAGACCCTTGTGATGCTCTCGCCCCGAGATATTCGCGTCGATGGGCTCAGCGCCAGCGCGCGCACGTGGGTCAACGAGCGGCTCCAGTACACGCACGGTTACGGACTGACCATGTCGCCCGTGAACACGGCCACCACGATCGGCCAGCCGACGTTCGTGATCAACGACATGCCGCCGAAGGCGCCCGCGAGTCTCCCGGTGGACGAGCCCAGAATCTACTACAGCGACTTTCGCGACGGGATTGGGCGCTCGGGCGAGTCCTACGCGATCGTCGACACGAAGATCGACGAGTTCGACTATCCCGGCCAGGACTCCGAGCAGAAGACGCGGTGGAAGGGAACGGGGGGCGTGCCCATCGGTTCGCCCTTGACCAAGGCGGTCTACTCCCTGGCGCTGGGCGACGGCAATCTGCTGGTGTCTGGAAACATCACGTCGACCACTCGCCTCTTGTATCGGCGCGGCGTCGTGGAGCGCGCGTCCCTGATCTTCCCGTTCCTGCACTTCGACAACGACCCCTACATCGTGGTCTTTGGGGGGCGGCTGCTTTGGATCCTCGACGCGTACACCACCACCGGCCAGGTTCCGTACAGCGCGAGGGTGGGTGGGCCCGAGCCGCTCAACTACATCCGCAACTCGGTGAAGGTGGTCATCGATGCGTACACGGGCGAGACGACCGGTTACGCGGTCGAGCCCGACGAGCCGATCCTGAAGGCCTACCGGAAGATCTATCCCGGGCTCGTGAAGGACCCCTCAGCGATCCCCGAAGGGTTGCGGTCCCATTTCCGGTACCCGGAGGACCTCTTTTCGCTCCAATCGATGCAGCTCGCGCAGTACCACGTGAACGACACGACCGTCTTCCTGAACAACGAGGACGCGTGGGATTTGGCGTTTGAGCGCAACATCAGCGGCGACACGGCCCAGATGCGGCCGTACTACGTGCAGCTTCAGCTTCCGGGCGAAGCGAAGGACGGGTTCATGCTGATCCTGCCCTTCACGCCGCGCCAGAAGGGCAACCTGAGCGGCTGGTTGGCGGCCCAGTGCGACCCCGATGAGTACGGCAAGCTGGTGCTCTACAAGTACCCGAAGGGAGCGAACATCGCCGGTCCGACGCAGATGGAGGCGCGGTTCAACCAAGATCCCGTGATCGCGGACCTCAACCGGCAGTTCAACAACGACCAAAGCCAGATTCTCGTGGGCAACCTGCTCGTCGTGCCGATCGGGCGCAGCGTGATGTACGTCGAGCCGATGTTCTTGCAAAGCCGCACGTCCGGAATCCAGCCGATTCCGGAGTTGAAGAAGGTGATCCTCGGCCTCAACAACAAAGTTGTGGTCGCCGACACGTATCGGCAGGCGCTGGAGAAGTTGTTCGGCGATGGCAGCGCGGCTCCCGAGAGGGTGGAAGTGCCGCCGGACCAGACGCCGCCGAAACCCGAGAATCCTCCCTCCACGGTGCTCGACGCGGCCCAGGTGCAGGAGCTGAAGCGGTTGTTGGAGGCGCAGGACGAGGCCCTTCGGAAGGGTGATTTCGCGCGCTTCGGCGCCCTGCGCGAGGAGCTCCGCAAGAGGATCGAGGCTTTGGAAGGTCCTCGATGA
- the aroA gene encoding 3-phosphoshikimate 1-carboxyvinyltransferase, translating into MTLTTGRIATMAGELRPPSDKSLTHRAYMLGAAAAGPSVVRNPLRGEDCEATLRCLEAMGLRATWTGRDEVRLDPAARWHSPAEPLDCGNSGTTMRLLSGLVASRPIEAELVGDASLSRRPMGRIAEPLRRMGATVEGDTAPLRIQGASLQGIDHVSLVASAQVKSCILLAGLRAKGTTRVLEPDPSRDHTERMLRAMGVEVRESTSGTGHRVEVDGGASLRPLEFDVPGDVSSAAFFMVAAALAPESRVTLRDVNVNPTRTGILDVFMAAGIRVIELDRHDRGGEPVASLEIHPEPIPMAFEITGALVPRLIDEIPVLAVLASQCDGISIIRDAEELRKKESDRIESVAAGLRAMGVRVEVERDGMMIWGPARLQGATVDAQGDHRLGMAFAVAGLFAEGQTTVVGADAIATSYPGFKDDLWSLCVV; encoded by the coding sequence ATGACCCTGACCACCGGGCGGATCGCGACGATGGCAGGGGAGCTGCGTCCCCCCTCGGACAAGTCCCTGACCCACCGCGCCTACATGCTCGGGGCGGCGGCCGCGGGGCCGTCGGTTGTGAGAAACCCGCTTCGCGGCGAGGATTGCGAGGCCACGCTTCGCTGCTTGGAGGCGATGGGATTGCGGGCGACTTGGACCGGACGGGACGAGGTGCGGCTCGATCCCGCGGCCAGATGGCACTCTCCCGCCGAACCGCTGGACTGCGGCAACAGCGGCACGACGATGCGTCTGCTCAGCGGCCTGGTCGCTTCGCGGCCCATCGAAGCCGAGCTGGTGGGCGACGCGTCCCTTTCGCGGCGCCCGATGGGGCGCATCGCCGAGCCTCTGCGCCGCATGGGCGCAACGGTCGAGGGCGACACGGCGCCGCTACGCATCCAGGGCGCCTCGCTGCAGGGGATCGACCACGTGTCGCTGGTCGCGAGCGCCCAGGTGAAGAGCTGCATTCTCTTGGCGGGGCTGCGGGCCAAGGGAACGACCCGCGTGCTGGAACCCGATCCGAGCCGCGACCACACGGAGCGGATGTTGCGCGCGATGGGAGTGGAGGTGCGCGAGTCGACGAGCGGGACCGGGCATCGCGTGGAGGTCGACGGCGGCGCCTCGCTGCGCCCGCTCGAGTTCGACGTTCCGGGCGACGTCTCCAGCGCGGCGTTCTTCATGGTGGCCGCGGCCCTCGCCCCCGAGTCGCGGGTGACGCTGAGGGACGTGAACGTCAATCCGACGCGGACGGGGATTCTCGACGTGTTCATGGCGGCGGGGATCCGAGTGATCGAGCTGGACCGCCACGATCGGGGGGGCGAACCGGTGGCGTCGCTCGAGATCCACCCGGAACCGATTCCGATGGCGTTCGAGATCACGGGCGCGCTGGTGCCGCGGTTGATCGACGAGATTCCGGTGCTGGCCGTGCTCGCGAGCCAGTGCGACGGCATCAGCATCATTCGAGACGCCGAGGAGCTGCGCAAGAAGGAGAGCGACCGCATCGAATCCGTCGCCGCCGGGTTGCGGGCGATGGGGGTGCGCGTCGAGGTCGAGCGCGACGGCATGATGATCTGGGGGCCTGCGCGGCTCCAGGGAGCGACGGTCGACGCGCAGGGCGACCATCGGCTGGGCATGGCGTTCGCCGTCGCCGGCTTGTTTGCGGAGGGGCAGACCACGGTGGTGGGTGCCGACGCCATCGCCACGTCCTATCCGGGGTTCAAAGACGATTTGTGGAGTCTGTGCGTTGTCTAA
- a CDS encoding LCP family protein, giving the protein MSVRKTRPTPRWYRVLGILYYTVFCAVILAGAALAHWVTDSEVLRAGIVQTFTQKAPEDVFTRDTVTLLVLGCDEDRAYGGKQVLRTQARSDMMLVARLDFKKNRISGVTIPRDLLVRVPGYRNQKINAYHSIGGADLAKKAAEQVLGVPIDKVVTIDYEALQKMVDLIGGVEVFVEKRMKWTDKRGGLFIDLQPGKQKLDGYNAMCYVRFRHSDSDFARSERQKNFLLSFKEAALGNPSNLNRVADQAVKLLGGGLNPSEVAALAMFARKVSADNIKFGTVPVLPASNYNLELDTRLLPKTLEEYHLLEDRATTVTYGR; this is encoded by the coding sequence ATGTCCGTCCGCAAAACCCGCCCCACGCCCCGCTGGTACCGAGTGCTCGGCATTCTGTACTACACCGTCTTCTGCGCCGTAATCCTGGCAGGTGCGGCCCTGGCGCACTGGGTCACGGACAGCGAGGTGCTCCGCGCCGGCATCGTCCAGACGTTCACGCAGAAGGCGCCCGAAGACGTGTTCACGCGCGACACGGTCACGCTCCTGGTGCTCGGGTGCGACGAAGACCGCGCGTACGGGGGCAAACAGGTCCTGCGCACCCAGGCGCGCAGCGACATGATGCTCGTGGCCCGGTTGGACTTCAAGAAGAACCGGATCAGCGGGGTGACGATTCCCCGCGATCTTCTCGTGCGCGTGCCGGGGTACCGCAACCAGAAGATCAACGCCTACCACAGCATCGGCGGGGCCGACTTGGCCAAGAAGGCCGCTGAGCAGGTGCTGGGCGTGCCCATCGACAAGGTGGTCACGATCGACTACGAGGCCCTGCAGAAGATGGTCGACCTCATCGGAGGCGTCGAAGTCTTCGTCGAGAAGCGGATGAAGTGGACCGACAAGCGCGGCGGGCTGTTCATCGACCTCCAGCCGGGGAAGCAGAAGCTCGACGGGTACAACGCCATGTGCTACGTCCGTTTCCGCCACAGCGACTCGGATTTTGCGAGGTCGGAACGACAGAAGAACTTCCTGCTCTCCTTTAAGGAAGCGGCCCTCGGGAACCCAAGCAACCTGAACCGCGTCGCGGACCAGGCCGTCAAGCTTCTGGGCGGCGGGCTCAACCCCAGCGAGGTGGCGGCCCTCGCGATGTTCGCCCGCAAGGTGAGCGCGGACAACATCAAATTCGGGACTGTCCCCGTGCTCCCTGCGAGCAACTACAACCTCGAGCTCGACACGCGGCTGCTGCCCAAAACGCTGGAGGAGTATCACCTCCTCGAGGACCGTGCCACCACGGTAACGTACGGCCGATGA
- the pstB gene encoding phosphate ABC transporter ATP-binding protein PstB: MIPASAPKEVASPDATKPKIVARDVHFHYGAFHALKGINLDVPSNRVTALIGPSGCGKSTFLRCINRMNDFIDGTKLTGSITLDGMDLYDKDVDPVALRKVVGMVFQKPNPFSKSIYENIAFGPRLHGVRRRDELDEIVERSLRSAALWEEVKDKLNNSALALSGGQQQRLCIARAIAVDPRIILMDEPCSALDPIATSRIEDLIFELKSRYTILIVTHNMQQAQRASDFTAFFMLGELVETNTTQDIFLFPQRKETEDYISGRFG, translated from the coding sequence ATGATCCCCGCGTCCGCGCCCAAGGAAGTGGCTTCCCCCGACGCGACGAAGCCGAAGATCGTCGCGCGGGACGTTCACTTCCACTACGGGGCGTTTCACGCGCTCAAGGGGATCAACCTCGACGTCCCCTCCAATCGCGTGACCGCGCTCATCGGCCCCTCGGGGTGCGGCAAATCCACGTTCCTCCGCTGCATCAACCGGATGAACGACTTCATCGACGGAACCAAGCTGACCGGTTCGATCACCCTCGACGGCATGGACCTTTACGACAAGGACGTCGATCCGGTGGCCCTGCGCAAAGTGGTGGGGATGGTATTCCAGAAGCCCAACCCCTTTTCGAAATCGATCTACGAGAACATCGCCTTCGGACCCCGGCTGCACGGAGTGCGTCGGCGCGACGAACTCGATGAGATCGTCGAGCGCAGCCTGCGTAGCGCCGCCCTGTGGGAGGAGGTCAAGGACAAGCTGAACAACAGCGCGCTGGCGCTCTCCGGCGGCCAGCAGCAGCGCCTTTGCATCGCCCGCGCCATCGCGGTCGATCCGAGAATCATCCTCATGGACGAGCCCTGTTCCGCGCTCGATCCCATCGCCACCTCGCGCATCGAGGACCTGATCTTCGAACTCAAGAGCCGCTACACGATCCTGATCGTGACGCACAACATGCAGCAGGCCCAGCGCGCCAGCGACTTCACCGCGTTCTTCATGCTCGGCGAACTGGTCGAGACGAACACGACCCAAGACATCTTTCTCTTTCCCCAGAGAAAGGAGACCGAAGACTACATCTCGGGCCGGTTTGGATAG
- the aroC gene encoding chorismate synthase produces the protein MSSSMGTLFRISTWGESHGGAVGVVVDGCPPRLSLDARDIQVELDRRRPGQSRITTQRKESDRVEILSGVQDGLTLGTPILLLVRNEDARSRDYEEMRTKYRPSHADFAYDEKYGIRAWSGGGRASARETIGRVAAGAVARKVLAERFGVEIVAWVEQVQRLRAEVDAQTVTRDQVEANIVRCPDPATAEAMLALIEAVRKEGDSVGGVVGCVARGVPAGWGEPVFDKLEADLAKAIVSLPACKGFENGSGFAGIDLKGSEHNDAFRADAAKVVTTPTNRSGGIQGGISNGMPITLRAAFKPTATILKEQDTIDTDRVNTTLAGRGRHDPCVLPRAVPMVEAMVALVLVDHAMRHAALHSQSLNTEAVPSTT, from the coding sequence ATGTCGAGCAGCATGGGCACGCTGTTTCGGATCTCGACGTGGGGCGAGTCCCACGGGGGAGCGGTCGGCGTCGTCGTGGATGGGTGTCCACCCCGACTCTCGCTCGACGCCCGCGACATTCAGGTCGAACTCGACCGTCGCCGTCCGGGGCAAAGCCGTATCACCACGCAACGCAAGGAGTCGGACCGCGTGGAGATTCTCTCCGGCGTTCAGGACGGCCTGACCTTGGGCACCCCGATCCTGCTTCTCGTGCGCAACGAGGACGCCCGATCGCGGGACTACGAGGAGATGCGGACCAAATACCGGCCCTCCCACGCCGACTTCGCGTACGACGAGAAGTACGGCATTCGCGCATGGTCCGGGGGCGGCCGGGCGTCGGCCCGCGAGACGATCGGCCGGGTGGCCGCCGGCGCCGTGGCCCGCAAGGTCCTCGCCGAGCGATTCGGCGTCGAGATCGTCGCGTGGGTCGAGCAGGTCCAGCGCCTTCGCGCCGAGGTGGACGCCCAAACGGTGACTCGAGACCAGGTGGAGGCGAACATCGTTCGGTGCCCGGACCCCGCCACGGCTGAAGCCATGCTCGCTCTCATCGAAGCGGTGCGCAAGGAAGGAGACTCCGTGGGGGGCGTCGTCGGATGCGTGGCCCGCGGCGTGCCCGCGGGCTGGGGGGAGCCGGTCTTCGACAAGCTGGAGGCGGACTTGGCCAAAGCGATCGTGTCCCTGCCGGCTTGCAAGGGCTTCGAGAATGGAAGCGGCTTCGCGGGGATCGACCTCAAAGGGTCGGAACACAACGACGCGTTCCGCGCCGACGCGGCCAAGGTCGTGACCACGCCGACCAATCGCAGCGGCGGGATCCAAGGGGGCATCTCCAACGGCATGCCCATCACCCTGCGCGCGGCCTTCAAACCGACCGCCACGATCCTCAAGGAGCAGGACACGATCGACACGGATCGCGTGAACACCACGCTGGCCGGCCGCGGACGCCACGACCCCTGCGTGCTCCCCCGCGCGGTGCCGATGGTCGAGGCGATGGTCGCCCTCGTTCTCGTCGATCACGCCATGCGCCACGCCGCGCTCCATTCACAAAGCCTTAACACGGAGGCGGTACCATCGACGACATGA